A window from Citrus sinensis cultivar Valencia sweet orange chromosome 3, DVS_A1.0, whole genome shotgun sequence encodes these proteins:
- the LOC127901514 gene encoding RNA-dependent RNA polymerase 1-like isoform X1, whose amino-acid sequence MAKMIMLYGFASLASPKAVKEFLEEHTGEGTVSGVEVGQNKGSRAHAIVEFTTVEAADFIKCLARERLSYGNSFLKASSAKRRTPHFAKRTPHYKLGGDLKLNFGCQISKDKFSVFWSQENVSVKLCSDLRKFGFFLSYESVDYKLELSNESIWQIELHRPSGHSVSYIDEAEHESTHLGVPAGMFLNTSPAAHLGIVMKSARANLKHPGWQNCYAELPLPLIN is encoded by the exons ATGGCTAAGATGATCATGTTGTATGGATTTGCTTCACTTGCGTCTCCCAAAGCCGTGAAGGAATTTCTGGAGGAACACACCGGTGAAGGAACTGTTTCTGGTGTAGAAGTTGGACAAAATAAAGGTTCAAGAGCACATGCGATAGTTGAGTTCACAACTGTGGAAGCTGCAGATTTCATCAAGTGCTTGGCTCGTGAGCGTCTGTCCTACGGGAATTCTTTTCTGAAAGCTTCCTCTGCAAAGAGAAGGACCCCGCATTTTGCAAAGAGGACCCCGCATTACAAGTTGGGTGGAGATCTGAAGTTGAATTTTGGATGCCAAATTTCCAAGGACAAGTTTTCTGTGTTCTGGTCACAGGAAAATGTTTCGGTGAAATTGTGTTCGGACCTCAGAAAGTTTGGGTTCTTTCTGTCATATGAATCTGTGGATTATAAGCTTGAGCTCTCCAATGAAAGCATTTGGCAAATTGAGCTACACCGGCCCAGTGGTCACTCGGTGAG TTATATAGATGAAGCTGAACATGAGTCAACTCATCTTGGAGTGCCAGCTGGAATGTTTCTGAATACAAGCCCAGCTGCTCACTTAGGAATTGTGATGAAATCAGCTCGTGCTAATCTGAAACATCCTGGCTGGCAAAACTGTTATGCAGAGCTTCCTCTACCGTTGATCAATTAG
- the LOC127901514 gene encoding RNA-dependent RNA polymerase 1-like isoform X2, with product MAKMIMLYGFASLASPKAVKEFLEEHTGEGTVSGVEVGQNKGSRAHAIVEFTTVEAADFIKCLARERLSYGNSFLKASSAKRRTPHFAKRTPHYKLGGDLKLNFGCQISKDKFSVFWSQENVSVKLCSDLRKFGFFLSYESVDYKLELSNESIWQIELHRPSGHSLYR from the exons ATGGCTAAGATGATCATGTTGTATGGATTTGCTTCACTTGCGTCTCCCAAAGCCGTGAAGGAATTTCTGGAGGAACACACCGGTGAAGGAACTGTTTCTGGTGTAGAAGTTGGACAAAATAAAGGTTCAAGAGCACATGCGATAGTTGAGTTCACAACTGTGGAAGCTGCAGATTTCATCAAGTGCTTGGCTCGTGAGCGTCTGTCCTACGGGAATTCTTTTCTGAAAGCTTCCTCTGCAAAGAGAAGGACCCCGCATTTTGCAAAGAGGACCCCGCATTACAAGTTGGGTGGAGATCTGAAGTTGAATTTTGGATGCCAAATTTCCAAGGACAAGTTTTCTGTGTTCTGGTCACAGGAAAATGTTTCGGTGAAATTGTGTTCGGACCTCAGAAAGTTTGGGTTCTTTCTGTCATATGAATCTGTGGATTATAAGCTTGAGCTCTCCAATGAAAGCATTTGGCAAATTGAGCTACACCGGCCCAGTGGTCACTCG TTATATAGATGA
- the LOC102610380 gene encoding cytochrome P450 CYP72A219-like has translation MEFSVKSIAFGIVIVTVVTWACKILNWAWLKPKKPEKQLRRQGFRGNSYRFLFGDVKEHDILSRQAKSKPISLDDDIAPRVVPLYDQQEKLYGKNTYWWIGPIPMINIMDPDQIKEVFTNINDFQKPKTNPLGKILTTRLAIHEGEKWAKHRKIINPAFHQEKLKLMLPAFYQSCTEIISKWEKLMIGDQGSCELDVWPYLVKLTSDVISRTAFGSNYEEGIRIFQLQTELADLALQALQSVYIPGWRYVPTKRNRRMKELDKEIRVSLADIIRKREIAMKTGEAAKDDLLGLLMESNLKEIKEHGNNKLKGISRDDVIDECKLFYFAGQETTSVLLLWTMVLLSKHQDWQAHAREEVLQVLGDKKPDFDGLNRLKIVQMIFYEVLRLYPPLPVLSRYVEKETKIGDLILPAESVIALQTLLVHHDKKLWGDDAKEFKPERFSEGISKATKNQVSYFPFSCGPRICIGQNFALVEAKMAMAMILQNFLFGLSPSYVHAPHAFIFLQPQHGVYLILRKL, from the exons atggaaTTCTCGGTGAAATCAATAGCATTCGGCATTGTTATTGTAACAGTGGTAACATGGGCATGCAAAATTCTGAACTGGGCATGGCTGAAGCCAAAGAAACCGGAGAAACAGCTAAGACGGCAAGGTTTTAGAGGCAATTCATACAGGTTTCTGTTTGGAGACGTGAAAGAACACGACATCTTATCAAGGCAAGCAAAATCCAAGCCCATCAGTTTAGATGATGATATTGCTCCACGTGTCGTTCCACTCTATGATCAACAAGAAAAGCTTTATG GTAAAAATACTTATTGGTGGATCGGCCCCATACCCATGATCAACATCATGGATCCTGATCAAATAAAAGAGGTATTCACCAATATCAATGATTTTCAGAAACCCAAAACAAATCCACTTGGAAAGATACTAACGACTAGACTAGCAATTCATGAGGGTGAGAAGTGGGCTAAACACAGAAAGATAATCAATCCAGCATTCCACCAAGAGAAGCTTAAG CTTATGTTACCTGCGTTCTACCAGAGTTGTACAGAAATAATTAGCAAGTGGGAGAAGTTGATGATTGGTGATCAAGGATCATGTGAATTGGATGTATGGCCTTATCTTGTAAAGTTGACGAGTGATGTGATTTCTCGAACGGCTTTTGGGAGCAACTACGAAGAAGGAATAAGGATTTTCCAACTCCAAACAGAGCTAGCTGATCTCGCCTTACAAGCTTTACAGTCGGTTTACATTCCAGGATGGAG GTATGTCCCTACTAAGAGAAATAGGAGAATGAAGGAGCTTGACAAGGAAATACGAGTTTCGCTGGCAGATATCATCAGGAAAAGAGAGATAGCAATGAAAACAGGGGAAGCTGCAAAAGATGACTTATTAGGTTTACTCATGGAATCCaatcttaaagaaattaaagaacatGGAAACAACAAACTTAAAGGGATCAGCAGGGACGATGTTATCGATGAGTGTAAGCTATTTTACTTTGCTGGGCAAGAGACTACTTCAGTTTTGCTTCTTTGGACAATGGTTTTGTTGAGCAAGCATCAAGACTGGCAAGCACATGCAAGAGAAGAGGTTTTGCAAGTCCTTGGTGATAAGAAACCTGACTTCGATGGATTGAATCGCCTCAAAATC GTTCAAATGATCTTCTACGAGGTACTCAGGCTTTACCCACCTTTGCCTGTACTTTCTCGATACGTTGAAAAGGAAACGAAAATCGGGGACTTGATATTACCAGCTGAATCAGTGATCGCATTGCAAACTCTCTTGGTTCACCATGATAAAAAACTTTGGGGTGACGATGCAAAAGAGTTTAAACCTGAGAGGTTTTCAGAAGGAATTTCAAAGGcaacaaaaaatcaagttTCTTATTTCCCATTTTCATGCGGTCCTAGGATATGCATTGGACAAAACTTTGCCCTGGTTGAAGCAAAAATGGCTATGGCAATGATTCTACAGAACTTCTTATTCGGGTTGTCTCCATCCTACGTTCATGCTCCTCAtgcttttatatttcttcAACCACAACATGGAGTATACCTGATTTTACGGAAATTATAG
- the LOC102610061 gene encoding cytochrome P450 CYP72A219-like produces MEFSAKSIAVSIVTITVVTWAWKILNWAWLKPKRVEKQLRKQGFKGNSYRFLFGDVREHAVLSNQAKSKPISFEDDIAPRVVPLYDQLVKLYGTICYWWIGPIPMINIMDPDQLKEVFTKVNDFQKPKSNPLGKILTTGLASHEGEKWAKHRKIINPAFHQEKLKLMLPAFYQSCSEIISKWENLMSTEGSYELDVWPYIVNLTSDVISRTAFGSNYEEGIRIFQLQTELADLALQALQSVYIPGWRYVPTKRNRRMKELDKEIRVRLADIIRKREIAMKTGEAAKDDLLGLLMESNLKEIKEHGNNKLKGISRDDVIDECKLFYFAGQETTSVLLLWTMVLLSKHQDWQAHAREEVLQVFGDKKPDFNGLNRLKIVQMIFYEVLRLYPPLPVLSRYVEKETKIGDLILPAESVIALQTLLVHHDKKLWGDDAKEFKPERFSEGISKATKNQVSYFPFSWGPRICIGQNFALVEAKMAMAMILQNFSFELSPSYVHAPHAFIFLQPQHGAHLILRKL; encoded by the exons ATGGAATTCTCAGCGAAATCAATAGCAGTTTCCATTGTCACTATAACAGTGGTAACATGGGCATGGAAAATTCTGAACTGGGCATGGCTGAAGCCAAAGAGAGTGGAGAAACAGCTAAGAAAGCAAGGTTTTAAAGGCAATTCCTACAGGTTTCTGTTCGGAGATGTGAGGGAACACGCCGTGTTGTCAAATCAAGCAAAATCCAAGCCCATCAGTTTTGAAGATGATATTGCTCCTCGTGTTGTTCCACTTTATGATCAACTGGTAAAGCTTTATG GTACAATTTGTTATTGGTGGATTGGCCCAATACCCATGATCAACATCATGGATCCTGATCAACTGAAAGAGGTATTTACGAAGGTCAATGATTTTCAGAAACCCAAATCTAATCCACTAGGAAAGATACTGACAACTGGACTGGCAAGCCATGAGGGTGAAAAGTGGGCTAAACATAGAAAGATTATCAACCCAGCATTCCACCAAGAAAAGCTCAAG CTTATGTTGCCTGCGTTTTACCAAAGTTGTAGTGAAATAATTAGCAAGTGGGAGAATTTGATGTCTACTGAAGGATCATATGAGTTGGATGTATGGCCttatattgtaaatttgaCGAGTGATGTGATTTCTCGAACGGCTTTTGGGAGCAACTATGAAGAAGGAATAAGGATTTTCCAACTCCAAACAGAGCTAGCTGATCTCGCCTTACAAGCTTTACAATCGGTTTACATTCCAGGATGGAG GTATGTCCCTACTAAGAGAAATAGAAGAATGAAGGAGCTTGACAAGGAAATACGAGTTCGGCTGGCAGATATCATCAGGAAAAGAGAGATAGCAATGAAAACAGGGGAAGCTGCAAAAGATGACTTATTGGGTTTACTTATGGAATCCAAtctcaaagaaattaaagaacatGGAAACAACAAACTTAAAGGGATCAGCAGAGACGATGTTATCGATGAGTGTAAGCTATTTTACTTTGCTGGGCAAGAGACTACTTCAGTTTTGCTTCTTTGGACAATGGTTTTGTTGAGCAAGCATCAAGACTGGCAAGCACATGCAAGAGAAGAGGTTTTGCAAGTCTTTGGTGATAAGAAACCTGACTTCAATGGATTGAATCGCCTCAAAATC GTTCAAATGATCTTCTACGAGGTACTCAGGCTTTACCCACCTTTGCCTGTACTTTCTCGATACGTTGAAAAGGAAACGAAAATCGGGGACTTGATATTACCAGCTGAATCAGTGATCGCATTGCAAACTCTCTTGGTTCACCATGATAAAAAACTTTGGGGTGACGATGCAAAAGAGTTTAAACCTGAGAGGTTTTCAGAAGGAATTTCAAAGGcaacaaaaaatcaagttTCTTATTTCCCATTTTCATGGGGTCCTAGGATATGCATTGGACAAAACTTTGCCCTGGTTGAAGCAAAAATGGCTATGGCAATGATTCTACAGAACTTCTCATTCGAGTTGTCTCCATCCTATGTTCATGCTCCTCATGCGTTTATATTCCTCCAGCCACAACATGGAGCTCACCTGATTTTACGGAAATTATAG